A region of Phytohabitans rumicis DNA encodes the following proteins:
- a CDS encoding glycosyltransferase, producing MSTSGEDAPELSVIVPTYNRSALLRQTLENLARQRLPADRFEVIVSDDGSSDDTRAVVEDAASALRMRYHFQPDEGFRAGAARNAGARLARAPILVFLDTGALVGPDHLERHLAEHAGGARVAVVGYAHGYEVESVMPGLSEALLATRPEDVVATFRDQPQFADARHPQFAACDFDLTRLAAPWLLFWTLNCSLRADDFWAVGGFDEDYRGWGLEDLDLGYRMHRDGVGFRLTRSAWVVHAPHERDLDAIMAECMVNLGRLLSKHPEPAMELVWQLLRSGDLLDLEECYQVLLSWTERARTVDTAPELAETLRRLAPAGRVAVVGAGPARPETQPAAVLLDFDAAVLAAGHEAVGHHAIGIRTPLADQSVDAVIITSRLAGLWPRWGDDVLAEARRIGRAVHLTDPLARQTTSAPAHS from the coding sequence ATGTCGACCTCAGGTGAGGACGCTCCGGAGCTGTCGGTCATCGTCCCGACGTACAACCGCAGCGCGCTGCTGCGGCAGACACTGGAGAACCTGGCCCGGCAACGGCTGCCGGCGGACCGGTTCGAGGTGATCGTCTCGGACGACGGCTCCTCCGACGACACCCGGGCGGTCGTCGAAGACGCGGCGTCCGCGTTGCGGATGCGGTACCACTTCCAGCCGGACGAGGGATTCCGTGCTGGGGCCGCGCGCAACGCGGGCGCTCGCCTGGCGCGGGCGCCGATCCTGGTGTTCCTCGACACCGGGGCGCTGGTCGGCCCAGACCATCTGGAGCGGCACCTCGCCGAGCACGCCGGCGGCGCCCGGGTGGCCGTGGTGGGGTACGCGCACGGCTACGAGGTCGAGTCGGTCATGCCGGGACTGTCCGAGGCGCTCCTCGCGACCCGGCCCGAGGACGTGGTCGCCACGTTCCGGGACCAGCCGCAGTTCGCCGACGCCCGGCACCCCCAGTTCGCCGCGTGCGACTTCGACCTGACCCGGCTGGCCGCGCCATGGCTGCTGTTCTGGACGCTCAACTGCTCGCTACGGGCCGACGACTTCTGGGCCGTGGGCGGGTTCGACGAGGACTACCGCGGCTGGGGGCTGGAAGACCTGGACCTGGGCTACCGGATGCACCGGGACGGGGTCGGGTTCCGGCTGACCCGGTCCGCGTGGGTGGTGCACGCGCCGCACGAGCGCGACCTGGACGCGATCATGGCGGAATGCATGGTCAACCTCGGCCGGCTGCTCAGCAAGCACCCGGAGCCGGCCATGGAGCTCGTCTGGCAGCTGTTGCGCAGCGGCGACCTGCTCGACCTGGAGGAGTGCTACCAGGTCCTGCTGTCCTGGACGGAGCGGGCCAGGACGGTCGACACCGCGCCGGAGCTGGCCGAGACGCTGCGCCGGCTAGCCCCGGCGGGCCGGGTGGCGGTCGTCGGCGCGGGCCCCGCGCGGCCTGAAACGCAGCCCGCCGCGGTGCTGCTGGACTTCGACGCCGCAGTGCTGGCCGCCGGTCACGAGGCCGTCGGTCACCACGCCATCGGCATCCGTACGCCGCTGGCGGACCAGAGCGTCGACGCCGTGATCATCACGTCCCGGTTGGCCGGCCTGTGGCCACGATGGGGTGACGACGTGCTCGCCGAGGCCCGCCGCATCGGGCGTGCTGTCCATCTCACCGATCCGCTGGCCCGGCAGACCACGTCCGCGCCGGCGCACTCGTAA
- a CDS encoding VOC family protein, which translates to MLAGSKAFSGFSVDDISAAKAFYGETLGLDVYEQYGMLHLRLAGDREVLVYPKPDHQPATYTMLNFPVDDIEEAVDGLTERGVRFEKYDHVDVKGVYRGEGPPIAWFRDPAGNILSVLQE; encoded by the coding sequence ATGCTCGCGGGATCCAAGGCGTTCAGCGGATTCTCGGTCGACGACATCTCGGCCGCCAAGGCGTTCTACGGCGAGACGCTCGGGCTCGACGTGTACGAGCAGTACGGCATGCTCCACCTGCGCCTGGCCGGAGACCGCGAGGTGCTGGTGTATCCCAAGCCGGACCACCAGCCGGCCACGTACACGATGTTGAACTTTCCGGTCGACGACATCGAGGAGGCCGTCGACGGCCTCACCGAGCGGGGCGTGCGCTTCGAGAAGTACGACCACGTCGACGTCAAGGGCGTCTACCGCGGCGAGGGCCCGCCGATCGCGTGGTTCCGGGACCCGGCCGGCAACATCCTCTCCGTCCTCCAGGAGTGA